A stretch of the Streptomyces sp. NBC_00078 genome encodes the following:
- a CDS encoding class I SAM-dependent RNA methyltransferase — MQAEPKKSLVGEEYEVEIGPVAHGGHCIARTSEGQVLFVRHALPGERVVARVTEGEEGARFLRADAVSVLSASKDRIEAPCPYAGPGRCGGCDWQHAKPGAQRRLKGEVIAEQLQRLAGLTPEDVGWDGTVMPAEGDKLPAGEVPQWRTRVQYAVDADGNAGLRRHRSHEVEPIEHCMIAAPGVSELGIEDRDWSGMASVEAIAATGSQDRMVILEPRPDARLPLVELDKPVSVMRVEEKDGGIHRVHGRAFVRERADGRTHRVGSGGFWQVHPMAADTLVKAVMQGLLPRKGDMALDLYCGVGLFAGALADRLGDKGAVLGIESGKRAVEDARHNLADFERVRIEQGKVESVLPRTGITDVDLIVLDPPRAGAGRNTVKHLSSLSARRIAYVACDPAALARDLGYFRDGGYRVRTLRAFDLFPMTSHVECVAILEPADKGV, encoded by the coding sequence ATGCAGGCAGAACCGAAGAAGTCGCTGGTGGGGGAGGAGTACGAGGTCGAGATCGGCCCCGTCGCCCACGGCGGGCACTGCATCGCCCGTACGTCCGAGGGCCAGGTGCTGTTCGTCCGGCACGCGCTGCCCGGTGAGCGGGTCGTGGCCCGGGTGACCGAGGGCGAGGAGGGGGCCCGCTTCCTGCGCGCGGACGCGGTGTCCGTGCTCTCGGCCTCCAAGGACCGTATCGAGGCGCCCTGCCCGTATGCCGGCCCCGGCCGCTGTGGCGGCTGCGACTGGCAGCACGCCAAGCCGGGGGCGCAGCGCCGGCTGAAGGGCGAGGTCATCGCCGAGCAGCTGCAGCGGCTCGCGGGTCTCACCCCCGAGGACGTCGGCTGGGACGGCACGGTGATGCCGGCCGAGGGGGACAAGCTGCCGGCGGGCGAGGTGCCGCAGTGGCGGACGCGCGTGCAGTACGCGGTGGACGCCGACGGCAATGCCGGTCTGCGCCGCCACCGTTCGCACGAGGTCGAGCCGATCGAGCACTGCATGATCGCGGCGCCGGGCGTGAGCGAGCTGGGCATCGAGGACCGCGACTGGTCCGGCATGGCGTCGGTGGAGGCGATCGCGGCCACCGGCTCCCAGGACCGCATGGTGATCCTGGAGCCGAGGCCGGACGCCCGGCTCCCCCTGGTCGAACTCGACAAGCCGGTCTCCGTGATGCGCGTCGAGGAGAAGGACGGCGGCATCCACCGCGTGCACGGCCGTGCCTTCGTCCGCGAGCGGGCCGACGGCCGTACTCACCGGGTCGGCAGCGGCGGCTTCTGGCAGGTCCACCCGATGGCCGCCGACACCCTCGTCAAGGCCGTCATGCAGGGCCTGCTGCCCCGCAAGGGCGACATGGCGCTCGACCTGTACTGCGGTGTGGGACTGTTCGCCGGCGCGCTCGCCGACCGGCTCGGCGACAAGGGCGCGGTCCTCGGCATCGAGTCCGGCAAGCGCGCCGTCGAGGACGCCCGGCACAACCTCGCCGACTTCGAGCGAGTGCGGATCGAGCAGGGCAAGGTGGAGTCCGTCCTGCCGCGCACCGGCATCACCGACGTCGACCTGATCGTCCTGGACCCGCCCAGGGCCGGCGCGGGCCGGAACACCGTGAAGCACCTGTCGTCGCTGAGTGCGCGACGCATCGCCTACGTCGCCTGCGACCCGGCTGCACTGGCCCGGGATCTGGGGTACTTCCGGGACGGGGGGTACCGGGTGCGGACGTTGCGGGCGTTCGATCTTTTTCCGATGACGTCGCACGTGGAGTGCGTGGCTATTTTGGAGCCTGCGGACAAGGGTGTCTGA
- a CDS encoding MBL fold metallo-hydrolase, translating into MGNHTVRRIDEVVLPAQTGPWLLPGATTDLVSRTPWLRPEFVDEQGILRLASHSFAVEVDGMRVLVDTGIGNGKRRSNPAWHNLNSDYEARLRAAGFAPESVDVVVLTHLHADHVGWNTRAEGDAWVPTFPNARYLTSRTEWGYWAGVDMEEARRQMFRDSVHPVREAGLFDLIDVADEGTDVAPGIRLLPTPGHTPGQVAVELSSRGETALVTGDSIHHPVQMAHPELCSCVDVAPELAARTRNQVLGSLAGTSTLLLGSHFPPPTAGHVRREDGGYRLAPAPSGVTPIDD; encoded by the coding sequence GTGGGCAACCACACCGTGCGACGCATCGACGAAGTGGTCCTACCCGCCCAGACCGGTCCGTGGCTGCTGCCCGGGGCAACCACCGACCTCGTGAGCCGGACTCCCTGGCTGAGGCCCGAATTCGTCGACGAACAAGGCATCCTGCGCCTGGCGAGTCACAGCTTCGCCGTCGAGGTGGACGGCATGCGGGTGCTGGTGGACACCGGCATCGGAAACGGGAAGCGGCGCTCCAACCCCGCCTGGCACAACCTGAACAGCGACTACGAAGCACGGCTACGGGCGGCGGGCTTCGCGCCGGAGAGCGTTGACGTCGTGGTCCTGACCCACCTCCACGCCGACCACGTGGGGTGGAACACGCGTGCCGAGGGCGACGCCTGGGTGCCCACCTTCCCGAACGCGCGCTATCTCACCTCACGCACCGAGTGGGGCTACTGGGCGGGTGTCGACATGGAGGAGGCGCGTCGGCAGATGTTCCGGGACTCGGTCCATCCCGTCCGGGAAGCAGGTCTGTTCGACCTCATCGATGTCGCTGACGAGGGCACGGACGTCGCGCCGGGCATCCGCCTGCTGCCCACCCCCGGCCACACACCGGGGCAGGTAGCGGTGGAACTGAGCAGCCGTGGCGAGACCGCACTGGTCACCGGCGACAGCATCCACCACCCGGTCCAGATGGCGCATCCGGAGCTCTGCAGCTGTGTGGACGTCGCTCCCGAACTCGCGGCCAGGACCCGGAACCAGGTGCTCGGCTCACTGGCCGGTACGTCAACTCTCCTGCTGGGGAGCCACTTCCCGCCGCCGACCGCCGGACACGTGCGACGCGAGGACGGCGGGTACCGACTGGCCCCGGCTCCCTCAGGGGTCACGCCCATCGACGACTGA
- a CDS encoding amidase has product MQPFELSLTEASRAVRARELSPVELTESVLARIAAVEGRMGAYVTVAADAALAAAVRAEREISVSGPRGPLHGIPMALKDLLDAEGIPTTASSRVRAGHVAERDSRVAERLGAAGAVLLGKTHTHEFAYGLTTPQTNNAWDHSRVAGGSSGGSAVAVAAGGATFAMGTDTGGCIRVPAALNGVVGLKPTYGLVSRTGVTSLSWSLDHVGPLARTVQDAALVLSATAGHDPRDPASVSDAVSDSYVRLCAPANITGVPALTLPVGHDHAGLPIGMQLMARPFHDATVLRVGRVYEESVAGAGRLAPLAA; this is encoded by the coding sequence ATGCAACCGTTTGAACTGTCGCTGACCGAAGCCTCCCGTGCGGTGCGCGCACGGGAGCTGTCCCCCGTCGAACTCACCGAATCGGTGCTCGCCCGTATCGCCGCCGTCGAAGGACGGATGGGCGCCTACGTCACCGTCGCCGCCGACGCGGCCCTGGCCGCAGCGGTCCGCGCCGAACGGGAGATCTCCGTAAGCGGACCTCGCGGGCCGCTGCACGGGATCCCCATGGCGCTCAAGGATCTGCTCGACGCGGAGGGGATACCCACCACGGCGAGTTCGCGCGTCCGGGCAGGGCACGTGGCGGAACGCGACAGCCGGGTGGCCGAACGGCTCGGCGCCGCCGGGGCCGTCCTCCTGGGCAAGACGCACACGCACGAGTTCGCCTACGGCCTGACCACTCCGCAGACGAACAACGCCTGGGATCACAGCCGGGTCGCGGGTGGGTCGAGCGGCGGCTCGGCGGTGGCTGTCGCCGCCGGCGGGGCGACGTTCGCCATGGGCACGGACACGGGCGGTTGCATCCGGGTCCCCGCGGCCCTGAACGGCGTGGTGGGCCTCAAGCCGACTTACGGCCTGGTATCACGCACAGGCGTGACCTCGCTGTCCTGGTCCCTGGACCATGTGGGCCCTCTCGCCCGCACCGTCCAGGACGCAGCGCTGGTGCTGTCGGCGACCGCCGGCCACGACCCGCGGGACCCGGCGAGCGTGTCCGACGCCGTGTCGGACAGCTACGTCCGCCTCTGTGCCCCCGCCAACATCACCGGCGTCCCGGCCCTCACCCTGCCGGTCGGTCACGACCACGCCGGACTCCCGATCGGAATGCAGCTGATGGCGCGCCCCTTCCACGACGCGACGGTGCTCCGTGTGGGCCGGGTCTACGAGGAGTCGGTGGCCGGCGCGGGGCGGCTTGCTCCCCTCGCTGCCTGA
- a CDS encoding TetR/AcrR family transcriptional regulator: MSPRPMVRPGGRSARVQESVHAAVRELVGEVGRDALTVPMVATRAGVTPSTIYRRWGDLQELLSDVAVERLRPETGPADLGSLRADLDAWAEQFLDEMASPPGRAYIRDALLGDPDGTNAGQCSAYAAEQIDAVVARAVQRGEPVPETELLIDRVVAPIMYRILFRPGPLDAAYARALVTNAVYAPQIEAGARPTQAAAPRRSKKPDS; encoded by the coding sequence ATGAGTCCCAGGCCCATGGTCCGCCCCGGCGGGCGCAGCGCACGCGTACAGGAGTCCGTCCATGCGGCGGTGCGTGAACTCGTAGGAGAGGTGGGCCGCGACGCGCTCACAGTCCCGATGGTGGCCACTCGGGCGGGCGTGACCCCCTCCACGATCTACCGTCGTTGGGGCGACCTGCAGGAACTCCTGTCCGACGTGGCCGTCGAACGACTGCGCCCGGAAACGGGTCCGGCCGATCTCGGAAGCCTGCGGGCCGATCTCGACGCGTGGGCGGAACAGTTCCTCGACGAGATGGCCTCGCCGCCCGGGCGTGCCTACATCCGGGACGCCCTGCTCGGCGACCCCGACGGCACCAATGCCGGTCAGTGTTCGGCGTATGCCGCAGAGCAGATCGACGCCGTGGTGGCCCGTGCGGTGCAGCGGGGGGAGCCGGTGCCCGAGACGGAACTGCTGATCGACCGTGTCGTGGCGCCGATCATGTACCGCATCCTCTTCCGCCCTGGCCCACTGGACGCCGCATACGCGCGCGCGCTCGTGACGAACGCCGTGTACGCCCCGCAGATCGAGGCCGGCGCCCGCCCCACCCAGGCCGCCGCCCCGCGGCGCTCGAAGAAACCCGACAGCTGA
- a CDS encoding SDR family NAD(P)-dependent oxidoreductase, protein MTSRTPSTGAAEFAGKTALVTGAARGIGKETASLLHTRGAHVVALDTRPELAVLSEELPGVVTVTGDVTAEETATRAVGAAVDAFGGLDILVNNAGRTLNKPVTHTTARDWDSVMDVNARGAFLFAREAFRAMEERGGGAIVSTGSYASTVGLPEGVAYSASKGALAQLTKVLALEGGPLGIRANLVAAGVVETDFLDTFRPDSRAYLASFADVHPLGRVAQPREIAEVLCFLVSPRSAFVTGAVLPADGGFTAA, encoded by the coding sequence ATGACATCCAGGACCCCGTCCACCGGAGCCGCCGAGTTCGCCGGGAAGACGGCCCTCGTCACCGGCGCCGCACGCGGTATCGGCAAGGAGACCGCATCCCTCCTCCACACCCGCGGCGCACACGTCGTCGCCCTCGACACACGTCCCGAACTCGCCGTTCTCTCGGAGGAGTTGCCCGGGGTCGTGACCGTGACCGGCGACGTCACCGCGGAAGAAACCGCCACCCGCGCGGTAGGTGCCGCCGTCGACGCCTTCGGCGGACTGGACATCCTGGTCAACAATGCCGGACGCACCCTGAACAAGCCCGTCACGCACACCACTGCACGGGACTGGGACAGCGTGATGGACGTCAACGCCCGCGGTGCCTTCCTCTTCGCCCGCGAAGCCTTCCGGGCCATGGAGGAGCGCGGCGGCGGCGCCATCGTCAGTACCGGTTCGTACGCGTCCACGGTCGGCCTGCCCGAAGGGGTCGCCTACAGCGCATCGAAGGGGGCTCTCGCCCAGCTGACCAAGGTGCTGGCACTGGAGGGCGGCCCCCTGGGCATCCGCGCGAACCTCGTCGCCGCAGGCGTTGTCGAGACCGACTTCCTCGACACCTTCCGCCCCGACAGCCGCGCCTATCTCGCGTCCTTCGCGGACGTCCACCCCCTGGGCAGGGTGGCGCAGCCCCGCGAGATCGCGGAAGTCCTGTGCTTCCTGGTCTCCCCGCGGTCCGCCTTCGTCACGGGCGCCGTACTCCCCGCGGACGGCGGCTTCACCGCCGCCTGA
- a CDS encoding MFS transporter yields MKQTDEIATGADGTGAVAEVSPPPGTLALLVLCAAHFMDAIDLSDVGVALPAIQRDLGMASGSLQWVVSAYALGYGGFLLLGGRVADLFGRRRAFLTAVAVFGVVSVLGALAPTGGLLVAARLVKGVAAGFLAPAALSLITTNWPEGPRRGRALGWYATAGACGFIGGLVLGGVLTELSWRLVFALPVPIAVGALLAGLRLLPADPRRSVREKMDVPGALTATGALVLLVYALTQAPSHGWLSARTLVLFFAAAGLLGLFVRVESRTNRPLVPLSFFTRRTTAGANLTIFAMWGAYTSFAFLATLYLQNVLDWSPLQTAGAFVPLGLANGALAPFAGRLAARFGTHRMIAAGMLLLALSYALFFRIGPHSSFLTVVLPVMVVNGIGTAATFPALNMSAVTGVPGRDQGLAGALLNTFMQIGGAVVLALVTAVVEAGQRTNRGDPLAGYGLGTGVIVATVLVGLGAALLIRRRPDSRDHGRRPLFRPRSRP; encoded by the coding sequence ATGAAACAGACCGACGAGATCGCCACGGGCGCCGACGGAACCGGGGCCGTTGCGGAGGTCTCCCCGCCACCCGGCACCCTGGCCCTGCTGGTGCTGTGCGCGGCTCATTTCATGGACGCCATAGACCTGTCCGACGTGGGCGTGGCCCTGCCCGCGATCCAGCGTGACCTGGGCATGGCTTCGGGCTCCCTGCAGTGGGTCGTGTCCGCCTACGCCCTCGGCTACGGCGGGTTTCTCCTCCTGGGCGGCCGGGTCGCCGACCTGTTCGGCCGGCGACGCGCGTTCCTGACCGCGGTCGCCGTCTTCGGCGTGGTGAGTGTGCTGGGAGCGCTCGCTCCGACCGGTGGCCTGCTGGTCGCGGCGCGGCTGGTGAAGGGCGTCGCCGCGGGCTTTTTGGCCCCGGCGGCTCTTTCTCTGATCACCACGAACTGGCCGGAGGGTCCGCGGCGTGGCCGTGCCCTCGGCTGGTACGCCACCGCCGGCGCCTGCGGCTTCATCGGTGGACTCGTTCTCGGCGGCGTGCTGACCGAACTGTCGTGGCGACTGGTCTTCGCGCTCCCTGTGCCCATCGCTGTGGGCGCGCTGCTCGCGGGGCTGCGCCTGCTCCCGGCGGACCCCCGGCGCAGCGTTCGCGAGAAGATGGACGTTCCTGGCGCACTGACGGCCACCGGAGCCCTGGTGCTCTTGGTCTACGCCCTCACCCAGGCTCCGTCGCACGGCTGGCTGTCCGCCCGCACCCTCGTTCTCTTCTTCGCCGCGGCCGGCCTGCTCGGCCTGTTCGTGCGGGTCGAGTCCCGCACGAACAGGCCCTTGGTCCCGCTGTCCTTCTTCACCCGGCGCACGACCGCCGGCGCCAACCTGACGATCTTCGCCATGTGGGGCGCCTACACATCGTTCGCGTTCCTCGCCACGCTCTACCTGCAGAACGTGCTGGACTGGTCGCCGTTGCAGACCGCCGGTGCCTTCGTCCCGCTGGGCCTCGCCAACGGCGCGCTGGCGCCGTTCGCGGGGCGGCTCGCCGCCCGGTTCGGAACGCACAGGATGATCGCCGCCGGGATGCTGCTCCTCGCGCTGTCCTACGCGCTGTTCTTCCGGATCGGCCCCCACAGCTCCTTCCTCACCGTGGTCCTGCCCGTCATGGTCGTCAACGGGATCGGCACCGCGGCGACCTTTCCCGCGCTGAACATGAGCGCCGTGACCGGGGTGCCGGGCCGTGACCAGGGGCTGGCGGGAGCCCTGCTCAACACCTTCATGCAGATCGGCGGTGCCGTCGTCCTCGCCCTCGTCACCGCGGTCGTCGAAGCCGGACAGCGCACGAACCGGGGCGACCCCCTGGCGGGCTACGGCCTCGGTACCGGCGTCATCGTCGCCACCGTGCTCGTCGGCCTGGGCGCCGCACTCCTCATCCGGCGCCGGCCCGACAGCCGGGACCACGGACGACGGCCCCTCTTTCGGCCACGAAGCCGTCCGTGA
- a CDS encoding Atu4866 domain-containing protein, protein MTGDARSGRDFGHADVVGMWVTADGHIRQELLPDGRYDEARGDRRSEYTGRYTVTGDHLDYVDDTGFTATGDIRDGVLHHEHLVLYREDRTEKPS, encoded by the coding sequence ATGACAGGCGATGCGCGGAGCGGCCGCGATTTTGGGCATGCCGACGTGGTCGGCATGTGGGTGACCGCGGACGGTCACATCCGTCAGGAGCTGTTGCCGGACGGGCGCTACGACGAGGCCCGGGGAGACCGGCGCAGCGAGTACACCGGCCGGTACACGGTGACCGGCGACCACCTCGACTACGTCGACGACACCGGCTTCACCGCCACGGGCGACATCAGGGACGGCGTGCTCCACCACGAACACCTCGTGCTCTACCGCGAGGACCGGACGGAGAAGCCCTCATGA
- a CDS encoding helix-turn-helix transcriptional regulator, with product MDDNHLGEFLRARRALLRPQDVNMASHGVRRVAGLRREEVAVLAGVNADYYTRLEQGRERHPSPQVLDALSRALLLDRDARGHLRRLAGVSPDGQGSLHTTEHVSPALRQLMDGYPHTPAFVMSRTLDLLAANALADALYAPFTPADNLARMTFLDSAGREFYRDWDRAAQAAVANLRQASGFDPEHPRLRDLVGTLTEHSAAFRRLWAQHTVRGKTQDAKQLLHPDVGPLALTYQSFDVRDAPGQQLVIYHAEPGSPSAQALALLGSLYADGRRNPSRSAGQ from the coding sequence ATGGACGACAACCATCTCGGGGAGTTCCTCCGCGCGCGCCGTGCCCTCCTGCGGCCACAGGACGTCAACATGGCGAGTCACGGCGTACGCAGGGTCGCCGGACTGCGCCGCGAGGAGGTCGCCGTCCTGGCCGGCGTGAACGCCGACTACTACACCCGGCTGGAGCAGGGCCGCGAGCGCCATCCCTCGCCACAGGTGCTGGACGCGCTCAGCCGTGCCCTCCTGCTCGACAGGGACGCCCGCGGCCACCTGCGCCGCCTGGCCGGAGTGTCACCGGACGGCCAAGGCTCCCTCCACACCACCGAGCACGTCAGTCCTGCGCTGCGTCAGCTGATGGACGGCTACCCGCACACCCCGGCGTTCGTGATGAGCCGCACCCTCGACCTCCTGGCCGCCAACGCTCTGGCCGACGCGCTCTACGCCCCCTTCACCCCCGCGGACAACCTGGCCCGCATGACCTTCCTCGACTCAGCCGGACGGGAGTTCTACCGAGACTGGGACCGGGCCGCCCAGGCCGCCGTCGCCAACCTGCGCCAGGCGAGCGGCTTCGACCCCGAGCACCCACGTCTGCGAGACCTGGTGGGCACACTGACCGAACACAGTGCCGCGTTCCGGCGGCTGTGGGCGCAACACACCGTGCGCGGAAAGACCCAGGACGCCAAGCAGCTTCTCCACCCGGATGTCGGCCCTCTCGCCCTCACCTACCAGTCTTTCGACGTCCGGGACGCCCCGGGCCAGCAACTCGTCATCTATCACGCCGAACCGGGCAGCCCCTCCGCGCAGGCCCTGGCCCTTCTCGGCTCCCTGTACGCCGACGGTAGGCGGAACCCGTCCCGTTCCGCCGGACAGTGA
- a CDS encoding alpha/beta fold hydrolase produces the protein MDWTLDEGFETPGGVVRWGALGSGDPLVLVHGTPYSSFLWRDIAPALARTRTVFFFDHLGFGQSEQHEGQDLSLAAHSRNFAQLLDHWGLSRPSVVAHDIGGAVALRTLLLEERNYRDLTLFDAVSGGEWERGLFRLFLEHEEVFRKLPAYAHEALVKSHLRHATHAGFRPGILDTFLAPWRGEAGQSAFYRQYSQIRQADTAAYEHLLGGVSIPVRILWGREDRILPPEYAEWLHERVPHAELHWIDDAGHLLQEDAPGQLLACLTPGFASA, from the coding sequence GTGGACTGGACACTGGACGAGGGATTCGAGACACCCGGAGGGGTGGTGCGCTGGGGGGCCTTGGGCAGCGGAGACCCTCTCGTACTGGTGCACGGCACGCCGTACTCCTCCTTCCTGTGGCGCGACATCGCTCCCGCGCTCGCCCGTACCCGCACGGTCTTCTTCTTCGACCATCTCGGCTTCGGCCAGTCCGAGCAGCACGAGGGCCAGGACCTGAGCCTGGCGGCTCACTCAAGGAACTTCGCTCAGCTCCTCGACCACTGGGGGCTGTCCCGCCCCAGCGTCGTGGCTCACGACATCGGCGGGGCGGTAGCGCTGCGGACCCTGCTGCTGGAGGAGAGGAACTACCGGGACCTGACCCTCTTCGACGCGGTGAGCGGCGGCGAGTGGGAGCGGGGACTGTTCCGGCTCTTCCTGGAGCACGAGGAAGTCTTCCGCAAGCTTCCGGCCTACGCCCACGAAGCGCTGGTCAAAAGCCATCTGCGGCACGCCACGCACGCCGGCTTCCGGCCGGGAATCCTCGACACGTTCCTCGCACCGTGGCGGGGGGAGGCAGGGCAGTCGGCGTTCTACCGTCAATACAGCCAGATCAGGCAGGCGGACACGGCCGCGTACGAGCACCTGCTGGGCGGTGTGTCGATTCCCGTGCGGATCCTCTGGGGCCGTGAGGACCGCATTCTCCCCCCGGAGTACGCCGAGTGGCTGCACGAACGCGTTCCGCACGCCGAACTGCACTGGATCGATGACGCCGGCCACCTCCTCCAGGAAGACGCGCCCGGCCAGTTGTTGGCCTGCCTGACACCTGGTTTCGCATCAGCCTGA